The region TTCCAGCCGACAACGGCGGGCGTGTGTTTGTCCCAACCGAGGGTGCAGACCGCTGCGGTGCTGAGCGCAAAGTGCCGGCCCATCTCCGGGGCAAGGCCGAGCCAGCGGGCCGCCAGGATACGGAGGAAATGGCCGTGCGCCACGAGCAGGACCTTCTCCACCGGCGTCGCCTCGGGGTCGCGGTCCATTTCGGTGCCGCAGCCGGCCTGCACGGAGGAGATGATGAGGTCGGCCCGTGCGGCAACCTGTGCCAGGGTCTCCCCGTTGGGCACGCCGTCCTTCCAGATCAGGTACCCGGGATTCTCGGCGCGGACCTGCCGGCTGTTGCGGCCCTCGTTGTCGCCGTAGTCCCACTCGTGGGCGTGCGGAACCACCTCGGCGTCGGGGTAACCCACCAGTTCGGCGGTGCGGCGGGCACGGATCAGCGGAGAGGTCAGTACCCGGTCAAAGGTCACCGGACCGATCTTGGCCCGCGCGGCCTCAGCCTGGGCTTCCCCCTCGGCCGTAAGGGGGATATCCGTCAGGCCGGTGTAGTTGCCTTCCCGGGACCATTCGGTTTCCCCGTGGCGCAGCAGCCAGAGGCGGGGCAGCCGGGTTCCGGACGGAGTCAGGTCCGGAACTGCCGGTCCGAAGTTTTCCCCGTTGCTCATTTTTCGCTGTCCTTCACATTCGTACCTGATACTTCCGGTTCCCGCTGGGGTTCCTTTTCCGTTGTATCAGGTGCTGTGCCAGCGGCAGCAATCGGGTTCTCCGGCTGTTCCGCCCACCAGGCGCGGAGCAGCTGCGCTGTTTCGGCCTCGCTCCGCGGACCGTTTTCCATCCGTTCCTCCAGCAGGAACCGGTACGCGCGGCCCACCACCGGCCCGGGACGGATCTGCAGCAGGGCCATGATCTGTTCGCCGTCCAGGTCCGGACGGATCGCGGCCAGCTCTTCCTGCTCGGCCAGGACAGCAATGCGCTGCTCCAAATCGTCGTAGGCGAAAGCCAGCCGTTCGGCCTTGCGGCGGTTGCGGGTGGTGACATCGGAGCGCGTGAGCCGGTGCAGCCGCTGCAGCAGCGGACCGGCGTCGTTGACGTAGCGGCGCACTGCCGAGTCGGTCCAGCCTGCATCGCCGTAGCCGTAGAAGCGCATGTGCAGTTCCACCAGCCGGGCCACGGCCTTGATGGTGTCATTGTCGAACCGCAGGGCCTTCATCCGCTTCGCGGTCAGCTTGGCGCCGACGGCGTCGTGGTGCAGGAAGCTCACGGATCCGGTTGACTCAAAACGGCGGGTGGAGGGTTTTCCGACGTCGTGCATCAGGGCCGCGAAGCGCAGCACGAAATCCGGTGCCGGCACCGGACCGTCGCTGTCGGTTTCCAGTTCGCACGCCTGGCGGAGGACCGTCAGCGAGTGCTGGTACACGTCCTTGTGCCGGTGGTGCTCGTCAATCTCGAGGCGCAGTGCCGAGACCTCGGGCAGCACGTGGTCGGCCAGGCCGCTCTCCACGAGCAGGTTCACGCCGGTCCACGGCGCCTTGCCGCAGATCAGCTTGGTCAATTCGTCCCGGACCCGTTCGGCGGAGATGATTTCGATCCGCCCG is a window of Arthrobacter sp. zg-Y1171 DNA encoding:
- a CDS encoding CCA tRNA nucleotidyltransferase, whose protein sequence is MVHLFDSSALKSPLPEVIPELGARFEDAGYELSLVGGPVRDLFLGRVSPDLDFTTNARPDDIIRVIKGWADTYWEIGREFGTIGMRKDGFQVEVTTYRADAYDPDSRKPSVAFGDKLEDDLYRRDFTMNAMALRLPSMELVDPFGGARDLHAGMVRTPGAPSTSFSDDPLRMMRAARFASQLGVEVAPDVFEAMRDMAGRIEIISAERVRDELTKLICGKAPWTGVNLLVESGLADHVLPEVSALRLEIDEHHRHKDVYQHSLTVLRQACELETDSDGPVPAPDFVLRFAALMHDVGKPSTRRFESTGSVSFLHHDAVGAKLTAKRMKALRFDNDTIKAVARLVELHMRFYGYGDAGWTDSAVRRYVNDAGPLLQRLHRLTRSDVTTRNRRKAERLAFAYDDLEQRIAVLAEQEELAAIRPDLDGEQIMALLQIRPGPVVGRAYRFLLEERMENGPRSEAETAQLLRAWWAEQPENPIAAAGTAPDTTEKEPQREPEVSGTNVKDSEK
- a CDS encoding histidine phosphatase family protein, encoding MSNGENFGPAVPDLTPSGTRLPRLWLLRHGETEWSREGNYTGLTDIPLTAEGEAQAEAARAKIGPVTFDRVLTSPLIRARRTAELVGYPDAEVVPHAHEWDYGDNEGRNSRQVRAENPGYLIWKDGVPNGETLAQVAARADLIISSVQAGCGTEMDRDPEATPVEKVLLVAHGHFLRILAARWLGLAPEMGRHFALSTAAVCTLGWDKHTPAVVGWNL